Proteins found in one Lepeophtheirus salmonis chromosome 9, UVic_Lsal_1.4, whole genome shotgun sequence genomic segment:
- the LOC121124165 gene encoding hatching enzyme 1.2-like encodes MMLLTIIGTLLLTSHDVYSSVKHADCRIVYDKFHRQEMASRNFIAGEKWPNNEVPYEISSMYSSSDLGVIKSAMKEIESKTCVKWVPRSGQKNYVVINPREQGCFAVLGYNRNRGVHILNLQRNNGRSTCMIMGIAAHEMLHILGFAHEQTRPDRDQFVQIYWSRIKRDSISNYFRAIDINARERPPVCNPKSTQTSFDNCYSGFKTRTFGLEYDYGSIMHYGLDDFTTTGQDTMRVLRPVPTGIVIGNRKGMTKLDALKVKARYGCNEGPGAKTTRKPSVECKDKYEQCPVYKSLCRSNSQIRNNCRVTCGECKECYDMYSNCPQVGHFCGEKDVVTDNCKLTCGFC; translated from the exons ATGATGTTATTAACAATAATTGGTACTCTACTCCTGACTTCCCATGATGTCTATTCAAGCG TCAAGCATGCTGATTGTCGCATCGTTTACGATAAGTTTCATAGACAGGAAATGGCTTCAAGGAACTTTATAGCAGGGGAAAAGTGGCCCAACAATGAAGTGCCCTACGAAATCAGTTCCATGTACAGCAGTTCTGATTTGGGTGTGATTAAATCTGCAATGAAAGAAATCGAGAGTAAAACTTGTGTGAAATGGGTTCCGCGCTCAGGGCAAAAGAATTATGTCGTTATTAACCCCAGAGAACAAGGATGCTTTGCCGTCTTGGGCTACAACCGTAATCGTGGAGTgcatattttgaatttacaaaggaATAACGGACGTAGCACATGCATG ATCATGGGTATTGCTGCCCACGAAATGCTCCATATTTTAGGATTTGCTCACGAACAAACAAGACCTGATCGAgatcaatttgttcaaatttattggTCAAGAATTAAACGGGATTCTATCTCTAATTATTTTAGAGCCATTGATATTAATGCAAGAGAACGTCCTCCAGTATGTAATCCTAAGTCGACACAAACTTCATTTGATAATTGCTATTCGGGTTTCAAAACACGTACATTTGGATTGGAATATGACTATGGATCTATTATGCACTATGGATTAGatga tTTTACAACCACCGGCCAAGATACAATGAGGGTCCTTAGACCTGTACCTACTGGTATTGTTATTGGGAATAGAAAAGGGATGACAAAGTTAGATGCACTTAAAGTAAAAGCACGGTATGGCTGTAATGAGGGACCAGGAGCTAAAACGACAAGAAAGCCAAGCGTTG AATGTAAGGATAAGTATGAACAGTGCCCTGTATACAAAAGTCTTTGCAGGAGTAACTCACAGATCAGGAATAATTGTAGAGTGACTTGTGGCGAATGCAAAG AATGCTATGACATGTATTCAAATTGCCCTCAGGTGGGGCATTTCTGTGGTGAGAAGGATGTCGTTACAGACAATTGTAAATTAACTTGTGGATTCT gtTAA